The following coding sequences are from one Lepisosteus oculatus isolate fLepOcu1 chromosome 19, fLepOcu1.hap2, whole genome shotgun sequence window:
- the LOC102682795 gene encoding inositol 1,4,5-trisphosphate receptor-interacting protein-like 2, producing the protein MTVYTLNLRVFWLLVSCVLIALLLIHQALRRGPDPGPEGCPDRALGVLSLLKFALAFSLCYFFIRYCSSYQGQRRRGCREPPDVTPRAGPSRRELLESYYERQVRLSPHVLGHSKAHVAKLVSELVRAGRAELPPESALAFRGDFIQIGSAYEEHKVGRPDCFDILVPLRLPRGLKLEPRSCPGKEGGPPLCSLETPRRSEWLRRHRVFAESLLSPAAGGDACQLGPAPVLRWFYPTVQRCLGAVRYPFEQRCSLGLSLSEDRVLLRLTPRSDYVCCHISMGVRLIPALPLGEGAYLVAAAAAARGSRQEALWTPYFPRQEQRLLGWLKARVPAGSCHLKCLQILKAVRDLSGQALDSQGTAQWRAVLSSYALKTAWLHLLLASPPEAWEERRLLDRMEELLRGLRESLHRGHLGHLFLGGDPGLLPDSLALPKPFKDAPASNLLAGFDPAVLELVAARLAYSWTHLHRLIRLGRPQRDVPGRGMHCKHLEAE; encoded by the coding sequence ATGACCGTCTACACTCTGAACCTCAGGGTCTTCTGGCTGCTGGTCTCCTGTGTCCTCATAGCCCTGCTGCTCATACACCAGGCCCTGCGCAGAGGCCCGGACCCGGGGCCCGAGGGCTGCCCCGACAGAGCTCTTGGGGTCCTCTCGCTGCTCAAATTCGCCCTGGCCTTCTCCCTGTGCTACTTCTTCATCAGGTACTGCTCGTCCTACCAGGGCCAGAGAAGAAGGGGGTGCAGGGAGCCCCCCGACGTGACCCCCAGAGCCGGCCCTTCCAGGAGGGAGCTGCTGGAGAGCTATTACGAGCGGCAGGTGCGCCTGTCCCCCCACGTCCTGGGCCATAGCAAGGCCCACGTGGCCAAGCTGGTGAGCGAGCTGGTGAGGGCGGGCCGCGCCGAGCTCCCGCCCGAGTCCGCGCTGGCGTTCCGCGGCGACTTCATCCAGATCGGCAGCGCCTACGAGGAGCACAAGGTGGGGCGCCCCGACTGCTTCGACATCCTGGTGCCCCTGAGGCTCCCCCGGGGGCTGAAGCTGGAGCCTCGCAGCTGCCCGGGGAAGGAGGGGGGCCCCCCGCTCTGCAGCCTGGAGACCCCCAGGAGGTCGGAATGGCTGCGGCGGCACCGCGTCTTCGCCGAGAGCCTCCTGAGCCCGGCCGCGGGAGGAGACGCCTGTCAGCTGGGCCCCGCGCCCGTCCTGCGCTGGTTCTACCCCACGGTGCAGCGCTGCCTGGGCGCCGTCCGCTACCCCTTCGAGCAGCGCTGCTCCCTCGGCCTGTCGCTGAGCGAGGACCGCGTGCTGCTGCGCCTCACCCCGCGCTCCGACTACGTCTGCTGCCACATCTCCATGGGCGTGCGCCTCATCCCCGCCCTGCCGCTGGGCGAGGGCGCCTACctggtggcggcggcggcggcggcgcgggGCTCCCGGCAGGAGGCCCTGTGGACGCCGTACTTCCCCAGGCAGGAGCAGCGGCTGCTGGGCTGGCTGAAGGCCAGGGTGCCGGCCGGCTCCTGCCACCTGAAGTGCCTCCAGATCCTCAAGGCGGTGCGGGACCTGAGCGGCCAGGCGCTCGACAGCCAGGGCACAGCGCAGTGGCGGGCCGTGCTCTCCTCCTACGCCCTGAAGACCGCCTGGCTGCATCTGCTGCTCGCCAGCCCCCCCGAGGCCTGGGAGGAGCGCCGCCTGCTGGACAGGATGGAGGAGCTGCTGCGCGGCCTGCGGGAGAGCCTGCACCGGGGCCACCTGGGGCACCTCTTTCTGGGAGGCGACCCGGGGCTGCTGCCCGACTCCCTTGCCCTGCCCAAGCCCTTCAAGGACGCCCCGGCCTCCAACCTCCTGGCCGGGTTCGACCCAGCTGTTCTGGAGCTGGTGGCGGCTCGGCTAGCCTACTCCTGGACCCACCTTCACCGGCTTATCCGCCTGGGCCGGCCTCAGCGGGACGTCCCTGGCAGAGGTATGCACTGTAAGCACCTGGAGGCGGAATAG